Proteins encoded within one genomic window of Streptomyces sp. NBC_01314:
- a CDS encoding DUF6069 family protein → MSSSAVPNSGPAVPAAPSVRRSGLTWWKALVTGAVGAAVVNLIVLAAAKLAGASLIVVDGGEEHLITVGGVIGASVVPLVVGTGAALLMALWKPVFLRIAQYVGGGLALLSVAGPLSSGADGGTVAALSLMHITLGVAVVTTLKLHRRQR, encoded by the coding sequence ATGTCGAGCAGTGCCGTTCCAAACTCCGGCCCCGCTGTGCCCGCCGCACCCTCGGTCCGCCGTTCCGGCCTCACCTGGTGGAAGGCGCTGGTCACCGGCGCGGTCGGCGCGGCCGTAGTCAATCTGATCGTTCTTGCCGCCGCCAAGCTGGCCGGTGCCTCGCTCATCGTCGTCGACGGCGGCGAAGAGCACCTGATCACGGTCGGGGGCGTCATCGGCGCCTCCGTCGTCCCGCTGGTCGTCGGGACGGGCGCTGCCCTCTTGATGGCCCTGTGGAAGCCGGTCTTCCTGCGGATCGCGCAGTACGTGGGTGGTGGACTGGCACTGTTGTCGGTCGCCGGCCCGCTGTCGTCCGGCGCCGACGGCGGCACCGTCGCAGCCCTGTCCCTCATGCACATCACCCTCGGCGTGGCGGTCGTCACCACCCTGAAGCTCCACCGCCGCCAACGTTGA
- a CDS encoding NF041680 family putative transposase — translation MSLLHNDAQREPFAVASHFRDDFYAGLTARRDELFELTDALLCADGPVRTPVDLTLLAEHRRGHGALYEALNRGRIDAGRLRRTLAALPQPKAADGRLVLAVDVSNWLRPDAECSADRLFCHTYGRSKDQHLMIPGWPYSFVAALESGRMSWCQLLDAVRLGPAGDVAEVTAVQVRRVVQDLIAGGRWRPGELDILIVFDAGYDAPRMAHLLHGLPVEVLGRMRSDRVMRRPVPVPWISLPQGGRPPKHGKEFRFAKPESWGEPDTATTQVTDRYGTAQTMAWDRIHPRLTTRSAWIGHDGELPILEGTLIRLQVDHLPGGGDPLPVWLWSSKTGMTGADVDLRWQAFLRRFDLEHTFRMIKQTLGWTRPKVRTPEAADRWTWLVITAHTQLRLTRPLAEDLRRPWEKPAEPGRLTPARVRRGFRNLRPALSCPARAPKHTRPGPGRPLGSKNRRLATRYDVGKTVKRPETITERDQARP, via the coding sequence ATGAGTCTTCTGCACAACGATGCCCAGCGGGAGCCGTTCGCGGTGGCGTCACACTTCCGGGACGACTTCTATGCGGGTCTGACCGCCCGCCGTGACGAACTGTTCGAACTGACCGACGCGTTGTTGTGCGCGGACGGGCCGGTGAGGACGCCGGTGGACCTGACGCTGCTGGCCGAGCACCGCCGTGGACACGGCGCCTTGTACGAGGCTCTCAACCGTGGCCGGATCGACGCCGGGCGGCTGCGGCGGACGCTGGCCGCGCTGCCCCAGCCCAAGGCGGCCGACGGGCGGCTCGTGCTGGCCGTGGACGTGTCCAACTGGCTGCGGCCGGACGCCGAGTGCAGCGCGGACAGGTTGTTCTGCCACACCTACGGCCGTAGTAAGGATCAGCACCTGATGATCCCCGGCTGGCCGTACTCGTTCGTCGCCGCGCTCGAATCCGGGCGCATGTCGTGGTGCCAGTTGCTGGACGCGGTCCGCCTCGGCCCCGCCGGCGACGTCGCCGAGGTCACCGCAGTCCAGGTCCGCCGCGTGGTTCAGGACCTGATCGCGGGCGGGCGGTGGCGCCCGGGCGAGTTGGACATCCTCATCGTCTTCGACGCCGGCTACGACGCCCCGCGCATGGCCCACCTCCTTCACGGGCTGCCCGTCGAGGTGCTCGGGAGGATGCGCTCGGACCGGGTGATGCGCAGGCCCGTCCCCGTGCCGTGGATCTCACTGCCCCAGGGCGGACGGCCTCCGAAGCACGGCAAGGAGTTCCGCTTCGCCAAACCGGAGTCGTGGGGCGAGCCGGACACGGCCACCACGCAGGTCACCGACCGCTACGGCACCGCGCAGACGATGGCCTGGGACCGGATCCACCCGCGGCTTACTACCCGGTCGGCCTGGATCGGACATGACGGTGAACTCCCCATCCTTGAGGGGACGTTGATCCGCCTCCAGGTCGATCACCTACCCGGCGGAGGGGACCCGCTGCCGGTCTGGCTGTGGTCCTCCAAGACCGGGATGACCGGCGCGGACGTCGATCTGCGCTGGCAGGCGTTCCTGCGCCGATTCGATCTTGAACACACCTTCCGCATGATCAAGCAGACGCTCGGCTGGACCCGGCCGAAAGTCCGTACTCCTGAGGCGGCGGACCGCTGGACGTGGCTGGTCATCACCGCCCACACCCAACTCCGGCTCACCCGCCCGCTCGCCGAGGACCTCCGCCGCCCCTGGGAGAAGCCCGCGGAGCCCGGCCGGCTCACCCCGGCCCGGGTCCGCCGAGGGTTCAGAAACCTCCGCCCCGCCCTGAGCTGCCCCGCCCGTGCGCCGAAACACACCCGGCCAGGCCCCGGCAGACCGCTCGGCTCCAAGAACCGGCGGCTCGCCACCCGCTACGACGTGGGCAAAACCGTGAAACGACCCGAGACGATCACCGAACGCGACCAGGCCAGACCATAA
- a CDS encoding carboxylesterase/lipase family protein — translation MSTGKSRVAALAAATVSATLAATVITAGLASAHPSAQVLPTRVMTAEGPVQGTAAGAVRTFQGIPYAAPPTGERRWKEPQPVRPWSSPLDARAPKNACAQPTEQPISIKGGSEDCLYLNVTTPAGRTTGRLPVIVWIHGGSFTYGDGATYRAAKLAAAQQGAMVVTINYRLGAFGFLTAPGLRAPANLGLLDQQAALKWINRNASAFGGDPRNVTIMGQSGGGYSVCAQLVSPGARGLFSKAIVQSAGCVGPDGSFTPTQAKTNGLALAKAAKCDAARTVDSCLRHKSTAELVEASVSGHDGYRPVVDGKVLPEAPAQAIAAGRFARVPVLHGSTHDEMSALAGLDETRTGRPLTAEGYTKKVTEQFGKDAPAVLAEYPVANYPAPGAALSAVLTDSEWSTAALDTQRALARYTPVYAYDFAEAKAPYFKSLPQPASFSLGTGHMVDLAYLLDNDLFEPLDATQDRLSNTVTAYWSRFAATGQVNGHGTPLWKRFTNRGPYVQWLASDRIGHTDFAADHHYAFWKAQPLTVR, via the coding sequence ATGAGCACCGGAAAGTCCCGCGTCGCCGCCCTTGCCGCAGCCACCGTCTCTGCGACGCTCGCCGCCACGGTGATCACGGCAGGCCTCGCTTCTGCGCACCCCAGTGCCCAGGTCTTACCCACCCGGGTGATGACCGCCGAGGGCCCGGTGCAGGGCACAGCCGCCGGTGCGGTGCGCACGTTCCAGGGCATCCCCTACGCGGCCCCGCCGACCGGAGAACGCAGGTGGAAGGAGCCGCAGCCGGTGCGCCCCTGGTCGTCGCCGCTGGACGCCCGCGCCCCGAAGAACGCCTGCGCACAGCCGACCGAACAGCCCATCTCGATCAAGGGCGGCAGCGAGGACTGCCTTTACCTGAACGTCACGACTCCGGCTGGGCGGACGACGGGACGGCTGCCGGTCATCGTCTGGATTCACGGCGGCAGCTTCACCTACGGGGACGGCGCCACATACCGCGCGGCCAAGCTGGCCGCCGCGCAGCAGGGCGCGATGGTCGTGACGATCAATTACCGGCTCGGTGCGTTCGGCTTCCTCACCGCGCCCGGCCTGCGCGCACCGGCCAACCTCGGTCTTCTTGACCAGCAGGCCGCACTGAAATGGATCAACCGCAACGCCAGTGCCTTCGGCGGCGACCCGCGCAATGTCACGATCATGGGGCAGTCGGGCGGCGGCTACAGCGTCTGCGCCCAGCTGGTGTCGCCCGGCGCCCGCGGGCTCTTCAGCAAGGCAATCGTGCAGAGTGCGGGCTGCGTCGGGCCGGACGGCTCGTTCACCCCCACGCAGGCGAAGACGAACGGCCTCGCCCTCGCCAAAGCCGCGAAGTGCGACGCTGCGCGCACCGTGGACTCCTGCCTGCGGCACAAGTCCACCGCCGAGCTCGTCGAGGCATCCGTCTCCGGACACGACGGTTACCGACCCGTGGTCGACGGCAAGGTACTGCCCGAGGCCCCGGCGCAGGCGATCGCCGCCGGGCGGTTCGCCCGGGTACCGGTGCTGCACGGCTCCACTCACGACGAGATGAGCGCCCTGGCCGGACTCGACGAGACCAGGACAGGCAGGCCGCTGACCGCCGAGGGCTACACCAAGAAGGTCACCGAGCAGTTCGGAAAGGACGCTCCCGCGGTCTTGGCCGAGTATCCAGTGGCCAACTACCCGGCGCCCGGGGCGGCGCTGTCGGCCGTACTGACCGACTCGGAGTGGTCGACCGCGGCGCTCGACACCCAGCGCGCACTGGCCCGCTACACCCCCGTCTACGCCTACGACTTCGCGGAGGCCAAGGCCCCGTACTTCAAGAGCCTGCCGCAGCCGGCGAGTTTCTCGCTCGGTACCGGCCACATGGTCGACCTGGCCTATCTGCTCGACAACGACCTGTTCGAGCCGCTCGACGCCACGCAGGACAGGCTGTCGAACACGGTGACCGCCTACTGGAGCCGCTTCGCGGCCACCGGACAGGTGAACGGACATGGCACGCCCCTGTGGAAGCGGTTCACCAACCGTGGCCCCTACGTGCAGTGGCTCGCGTCCGACCGCATCGGTCACACCGACTTCGCGGCCGACCACCACTACGCCTTCTGGAAGGCACAGCCCCTGACGGTGAGATGA
- a CDS encoding TetR/AcrR family transcriptional regulator codes for MGNREKLLQAARQCLFEKGYERTTVRDLASAAGVSMAAIGYHFGSKEKLLNQALFEALDSGDQAFGPSAGDTDLGALWRRLIEAFSVNKTFWIANLETVLRAQRDPELREQMAAGLRQGRSGMAREVTGTAETELSEETIRTIGSVQLALVSGLMMQHLTDPQSAPTADEVLEGLRALAAYLPEKA; via the coding sequence ATGGGAAACAGGGAGAAGCTGCTGCAGGCCGCGAGGCAGTGCCTCTTCGAGAAGGGCTACGAACGGACGACGGTCCGCGACCTCGCCTCCGCGGCGGGCGTCAGCATGGCGGCGATCGGCTATCACTTCGGCTCGAAGGAGAAGCTGCTCAACCAGGCGCTCTTCGAGGCGCTCGACTCGGGAGACCAGGCATTCGGACCGTCGGCGGGCGACACCGACCTCGGCGCACTATGGCGTCGCCTGATCGAGGCGTTCTCGGTCAACAAGACCTTCTGGATCGCCAATCTGGAGACCGTCCTGCGCGCTCAGCGCGATCCGGAACTGCGTGAGCAGATGGCCGCCGGGCTGCGGCAGGGACGCAGCGGCATGGCGCGAGAGGTCACCGGAACCGCCGAGACCGAGCTCTCCGAAGAGACGATCCGTACCATCGGCTCGGTACAGCTCGCCCTCGTCAGCGGCCTGATGATGCAGCACCTCACCGACCCGCAGTCCGCGCCCACAGCCGACGAGGTGCTGGAGGGGTTGCGGGCGCTGGCCGCCTACCTGCCCGAGAAGGCGTAA
- a CDS encoding IS5 family transposase, translating to MSQFYDIMWVESTSTTLACDCLAHRFGNAGDHPVRERRYPTDMSEAEWAVVRPLLPVPGWLRGRGGQPEAYCHRATLDAIRYLVDNAIKWRAMPADFPPWDRVYAFFRRWRDHGMVKEFHDRLRRKVREQAGRAPEPSAGVIDSQSVKADAVVGAGTRGFDGGKLINGRKRHAVVDTLGLLLTVMVTSADVGDRAAAQVLLAQVAAAHHLLALVWADGGYTGSLVEHCLAALALVLTIVKRSDDMRGFVVLPKRWIVERFFAHLMQSRRLVRDFERSTSSAEAMVYWSMTRLMTRRLARPRSSRA from the coding sequence TTGTCGCAGTTCTACGACATCATGTGGGTGGAGTCCACTTCGACCACCCTTGCGTGTGACTGCCTGGCTCACCGGTTCGGGAACGCCGGCGACCACCCGGTGCGCGAGCGCCGCTACCCGACCGACATGTCGGAGGCGGAGTGGGCGGTGGTGAGACCGTTGCTGCCGGTGCCGGGCTGGCTGCGCGGGCGGGGCGGGCAGCCGGAGGCGTACTGCCACCGCGCGACACTGGACGCGATCCGCTACCTGGTCGACAACGCCATCAAGTGGCGGGCCATGCCGGCCGACTTCCCGCCGTGGGACCGGGTCTACGCTTTCTTCCGCCGCTGGCGCGACCACGGCATGGTCAAGGAGTTCCACGACCGCCTCCGCCGCAAGGTCCGCGAGCAGGCAGGGCGGGCCCCGGAGCCGAGCGCGGGGGTCATCGACTCACAGTCGGTCAAGGCGGACGCCGTCGTCGGCGCCGGCACCCGCGGCTTCGACGGCGGCAAGCTCATCAACGGCCGCAAGCGGCACGCCGTGGTCGACACCCTCGGCCTCCTGCTCACGGTGATGGTCACCAGCGCGGATGTCGGGGACCGTGCGGCGGCCCAGGTCCTGCTGGCCCAGGTCGCCGCCGCGCATCACCTGCTGGCCCTGGTCTGGGCCGACGGCGGTTACACCGGCAGCCTCGTCGAACACTGTCTCGCCGCCCTCGCCCTGGTCCTCACCATCGTCAAGCGCAGCGACGACATGCGCGGCTTCGTCGTGCTGCCCAAGCGCTGGATCGTGGAGCGGTTCTTTGCCCATCTGATGCAAAGCCGCCGCCTCGTGCGGGACTTCGAGCGGTCCACCAGCAGTGCGGAGGCGATGGTCTACTGGTCGATGACGCGGCTCATGACCCGCCGCCTGGCCCGGCCACGCTCTTCGCGAGCGTGA
- a CDS encoding helix-turn-helix domain-containing protein has product MPGEEQIRLGLGQTASQRQSSPRAAGRFGIPVRNTRWEAVVGAHLRSAPEPSYTSARMTRPLDGNDTVQEQRRRLGRRLRTLRVDSNMTQEALADRIGSAPQTLSDLENGRGRRAPARPLFDAYTKACLNALQVSQKAKQDRWESLLGDYLLLRNLLARSPGGPDPELRPADSASCPGQPPVCPYPGLHAFTEETTGWFFGRDAQIEELFGLLKTRLHGGPPLFLTGASGAGKSSLLSAGLVPALRQERSPQRGESASAVLRITPGPHPLEALARLHPETPYEGGVGPTVLIVDQFEEIFTQCTGQEERHAFVARLLELALGTGEAARPIPVVLAVRADFFHRCIAVPGMAEVMSRKSAVLGPMTEPDLREAIVGPARTAGLELEPGLVERLLRDLGVQGGGHDAGALPLLAHALQATWAQGDGRRMTLAGYQASGGIRDAVATTAQGVYDALEPEQQQAARRLLLRLVTVDEGGGAVRRRVGEDELAHEGAAAQVALQRLVEKRLVTADDGVVQITHEALVRAWDLLRGWLAEDHDWLRVHRDLTAAAESWQSLGRDPGSLYRGHRLVRASDMAQGRSADLNPLECEFLEESETAVAAEIDAAVAEAEATRRSNRRLRRLTAALALLVLASLTATLVAGWQWRTAERERRTADDKSRTALASGLAAHSRALQGTRPGLAGLLALAGLRYKANDATNAAVLGALAVPTHPVRPLIGHSGKVTAVAVSPDGGTVATGGTDADLRLWRADQHWRPVVLPEHTGAVTAVAFSPGGDVLAATTAEGTVGIWDVRTAAPALRLRISVTGVDALAFGPDGRTLATGSTDGTAQLWERRTGRSLAKFTGHTGRVSAVAFGPDGRTLLTGSWDDTARLWDLRGKRKPTVLRGHRGEVYAVAYSPDGKTLATGSADGTARLWDTRTLRNSVTLRGHTRVVSAVAFGPDGRTLLTGSWDDTARLWDPRTHQEVGVLDGHTGGINAVAYARDGKTVVSASSDGTARVWATTVRRAGTALTGHSGYLDTVAFASDGRTLATGSRDGTTRLWDVNTRRTTAVLAVGTTPVLTVAFQPHAPHLVTGDQQGNTRLWDTRTRRVFVTLHGHTGAVDAVAFSPDGRTLATASTDGTARLWDTRTHRCLGVLRGHGGWVDAVAFSPDGRTLATASTDGTARLWDTRTHQTTARFDHDGRVLNALTFSPDGRTLAVAPSDGTAVLWDVTTHSVVRTITGHTDEVTAVAFSPDGMTLATGSRDRTARLHSLKDPEDHGEDQGSHPLATLGDATGWVTAVAFSPDGGTLATASWDRTARLTPVPQQWAHELCRRAGRNLTRQEWTLYVDDTPYERLCPNYPPARTNSP; this is encoded by the coding sequence ATGCCCGGTGAGGAGCAGATTCGACTCGGCCTCGGCCAGACTGCCTCACAGCGGCAATCGAGTCCCCGTGCAGCGGGCAGGTTCGGAATACCGGTCCGAAACACCAGGTGGGAAGCGGTCGTTGGAGCTCATCTCCGGAGTGCGCCGGAGCCGTCGTACACGAGCGCTCGGATGACTCGGCCCCTCGACGGGAACGACACCGTGCAGGAACAGCGGCGCCGACTGGGAAGGCGGCTGCGCACATTGAGAGTCGATTCCAACATGACACAGGAGGCACTCGCCGACCGGATCGGGTCGGCACCGCAGACACTCTCCGATCTTGAGAACGGACGGGGAAGAAGGGCGCCCGCCCGTCCCCTGTTCGACGCTTACACCAAGGCGTGTCTGAACGCGTTGCAGGTCAGCCAGAAGGCGAAACAGGACCGCTGGGAAAGCCTGCTCGGCGACTACCTCCTCCTGAGGAACCTGCTGGCCCGGTCACCCGGCGGCCCTGATCCTGAGCTTCGTCCCGCCGATTCGGCGTCATGCCCCGGCCAGCCCCCTGTGTGCCCGTATCCGGGCCTGCACGCCTTCACAGAGGAGACCACGGGATGGTTCTTCGGGCGGGACGCTCAGATCGAGGAGTTGTTCGGGCTCCTGAAGACGCGACTCCACGGCGGGCCGCCCCTGTTCCTGACCGGGGCGTCGGGCGCGGGCAAGTCCTCGCTACTCAGCGCCGGACTGGTGCCCGCCCTGCGCCAAGAACGTTCGCCCCAGCGCGGTGAGAGCGCCTCGGCGGTCCTGCGCATCACCCCCGGGCCTCACCCACTCGAAGCGCTCGCACGGCTACACCCGGAGACGCCGTACGAGGGCGGGGTCGGCCCAACCGTGCTAATCGTCGACCAGTTCGAGGAAATCTTCACCCAGTGCACGGGCCAGGAGGAACGCCACGCCTTTGTGGCCCGCCTACTCGAGCTGGCCCTCGGTACCGGGGAAGCCGCTCGGCCGATTCCGGTCGTGCTGGCCGTACGCGCGGACTTCTTCCACCGTTGCATCGCAGTCCCGGGAATGGCCGAGGTGATGAGCAGGAAGAGTGCTGTACTCGGACCGATGACCGAACCGGACCTGCGGGAGGCTATCGTCGGACCGGCGCGTACGGCAGGTCTGGAGCTCGAACCGGGACTGGTGGAGAGGCTCCTGCGTGACCTCGGTGTTCAGGGCGGTGGTCATGACGCGGGAGCCCTGCCGCTGCTGGCCCACGCCCTCCAGGCCACCTGGGCGCAGGGGGACGGCCGCAGGATGACGCTGGCCGGCTACCAGGCTTCTGGAGGCATCCGGGACGCGGTGGCCACCACCGCCCAGGGTGTGTACGACGCCCTCGAGCCGGAACAGCAGCAGGCGGCCCGGCGGCTTCTGCTCCGGCTGGTCACCGTGGACGAGGGCGGCGGCGCGGTGCGGCGCCGGGTCGGTGAGGACGAACTGGCCCACGAGGGCGCCGCAGCCCAGGTGGCTCTGCAACGCCTTGTGGAGAAGCGCTTGGTCACGGCGGACGACGGAGTCGTGCAGATCACGCACGAGGCGCTCGTCCGGGCCTGGGACCTGCTGCGGGGATGGCTTGCCGAGGATCACGACTGGTTACGTGTGCACCGTGACCTCACGGCGGCCGCGGAAAGCTGGCAGTCACTCGGACGCGATCCGGGCAGCCTTTATCGGGGACACCGACTGGTCCGCGCCTCCGACATGGCGCAGGGGCGCAGTGCTGACCTCAATCCCTTGGAGTGCGAATTCCTGGAGGAGAGCGAAACGGCCGTCGCGGCCGAGATCGACGCGGCGGTCGCGGAGGCGGAAGCAACCCGCCGCAGCAACCGGCGCCTGAGGCGACTCACCGCGGCGCTCGCGCTGCTGGTCCTCGCCTCCCTCACCGCCACACTGGTCGCTGGCTGGCAGTGGCGGACCGCCGAGCGAGAGCGCAGAACAGCCGACGACAAGAGCCGTACCGCTCTCGCAAGCGGTCTTGCCGCCCACTCCCGAGCTCTGCAGGGAACCCGGCCGGGGCTGGCCGGACTCCTCGCCCTCGCCGGGCTGCGGTATAAAGCCAATGACGCCACCAACGCCGCTGTGCTGGGTGCCCTGGCCGTCCCCACGCATCCGGTACGACCCTTGATCGGCCACTCGGGCAAGGTCACCGCAGTGGCCGTAAGTCCCGACGGCGGCACAGTGGCGACCGGCGGCACGGACGCAGACCTCAGGCTGTGGCGGGCGGACCAACACTGGAGGCCCGTCGTCCTGCCGGAACACACGGGCGCGGTCACCGCCGTCGCGTTCAGCCCCGGCGGCGACGTCCTGGCCGCGACCACCGCCGAAGGCACCGTCGGCATCTGGGACGTGCGCACCGCCGCACCAGCACTCCGACTGCGCATCTCTGTCACCGGGGTTGACGCCCTGGCGTTCGGACCCGACGGCAGGACCCTGGCCACTGGCTCCACAGACGGCACCGCCCAGCTATGGGAACGGCGCACGGGCCGCTCCCTCGCCAAGTTCACAGGCCACACCGGCAGGGTGAGCGCGGTGGCGTTCGGCCCCGACGGCCGGACCTTGCTGACCGGCAGCTGGGACGACACCGCCCGCCTGTGGGACCTGCGTGGAAAGCGGAAGCCCACTGTCCTGCGCGGTCATCGGGGCGAGGTCTATGCGGTGGCGTATAGCCCCGACGGGAAGACGCTGGCGACCGGTTCTGCCGACGGCACCGCCCGGCTCTGGGACACCCGGACCCTGCGCAATTCGGTCACGCTGCGCGGGCACACCCGTGTGGTGAGCGCGGTGGCGTTCGGCCCCGACGGCCGCACCCTGCTGACCGGCAGCTGGGACGACACCGCCCGCCTGTGGGATCCGCGCACCCACCAGGAAGTCGGCGTCTTGGACGGCCACACGGGCGGCATCAACGCGGTGGCGTACGCGCGGGACGGGAAGACCGTCGTGAGCGCTTCCTCGGACGGCACCGCACGCGTGTGGGCCACCACGGTCCGGCGCGCGGGAACCGCGCTGACCGGACATAGCGGGTACCTCGACACCGTAGCCTTCGCCTCCGATGGGCGCACACTTGCCACCGGGAGCAGGGACGGCACCACTCGGCTGTGGGACGTGAACACCCGCCGCACGACCGCAGTCCTCGCCGTGGGAACCACCCCGGTGCTCACGGTTGCCTTCCAGCCCCACGCCCCTCATCTCGTGACCGGCGACCAGCAAGGCAACACCCGCCTGTGGGATACCCGCACGCGCCGAGTGTTCGTGACCCTTCATGGGCACACCGGCGCCGTGGACGCGGTTGCGTTTAGCCCTGACGGGAGGACCCTGGCGACCGCGTCCACCGACGGCACAGCCCGCCTCTGGGACACCCGCACCCACCGCTGCCTCGGCGTCTTGCGCGGACACGGCGGCTGGGTGGACGCGGTTGCGTTTAGCCCTGACGGGAGGACCCTGGCGACCGCGTCCACCGACGGCACAGCCCGCCTCTGGGACACCCGCACCCACCAAACGACCGCGCGGTTCGACCACGACGGCCGCGTCCTTAACGCCCTGACCTTCAGCCCCGATGGCAGGACGCTCGCTGTCGCGCCGAGCGACGGAACGGCCGTCTTGTGGGACGTCACGACCCATTCCGTCGTCCGCACGATCACCGGCCACACCGACGAGGTGACCGCCGTGGCGTTCAGCCCGGACGGCATGACCCTGGCGACCGGGAGCCGCGACCGCACGGCCCGTCTCCACAGTCTCAAAGACCCCGAGGACCATGGCGAGGACCAGGGAAGCCACCCCCTGGCCACGCTTGGCGACGCGACCGGTTGGGTGACGGCCGTGGCGTTCAGCCCCGACGGGGGCACCCTGGCCACGGCCTCCTGGGACCGGACCGCCAGGCTCACCCCAGTGCCGCAACAATGGGCGCACGAGCTGTGCCGCCGCGCGGGCCGTAACCTGACCCGCCAGGAGTGGACTCTCTACGTCGATGACACCCCCTACGAACGGCTGTGCCCCAACTACCCGCCGGCACGGACGAACTCCCCCTGA